A window of the Micromonospora sp. R77 genome harbors these coding sequences:
- a CDS encoding glycosyltransferase family 9 protein, translating into MILVLRALGVGDLATGVPALRAVRAAYPGEELALVAPRWLAPLVALTGAVDRLVEADGLGHLSWSGPPPDLAVNLHGRGPQSHRMLAEARPRRLLAFADADAGHRDGPRWRADEHEV; encoded by the coding sequence GTGATCCTGGTGCTGCGGGCGCTCGGCGTCGGTGACCTCGCGACCGGGGTGCCGGCGCTGCGCGCGGTGCGTGCCGCGTACCCCGGTGAGGAGCTGGCGCTGGTCGCGCCGCGCTGGTTGGCGCCGCTGGTCGCGCTGACCGGCGCGGTGGACCGGCTGGTCGAGGCGGACGGGCTGGGCCACCTGTCGTGGTCCGGCCCGCCGCCGGACCTGGCGGTCAACCTGCACGGCCGGGGCCCGCAGTCGCACCGGATGCTGGCCGAGGCCCGGCCGCGCCGGCTGCTCGCCTTCGCCGACGCCGACGCCGGGCACCGGGACGGCCCGCGGTGGCGGGCCGACGAGCACGAGGTGGA
- a CDS encoding SDR family oxidoreductase, with the protein MSSELPGSGPTVLVTGGSSGLGAAVVTAVARAGGRPLVLDRQRPADGVPWIQCDLADTRAAEAATRDLAERSGGLDAVVTAAGMDVPGRLADVPGETWERIVTVDLLATAAVIRAALPYLAASRGSIVTVASTLGVKAVSDATAYCAAKFGVVGFTRALAAELAGKVGVTLLIPGGMRTAFFDDRDEQYRPGPDAVLNDPADTAEAVLFALSQPPGCAVRELVVCAEQESSYP; encoded by the coding sequence GTCCTGGTCACCGGCGGGTCCAGCGGGCTCGGCGCGGCCGTGGTCACGGCGGTGGCCCGGGCCGGCGGCCGACCGCTGGTGCTGGACCGGCAGCGCCCCGCGGACGGGGTGCCGTGGATCCAGTGCGACCTGGCCGACACCCGGGCCGCCGAGGCCGCCACCCGGGACCTGGCCGAGCGGTCCGGCGGCCTGGACGCGGTGGTGACCGCCGCCGGGATGGACGTGCCCGGCCGACTCGCCGACGTGCCGGGGGAGACCTGGGAACGGATCGTCACGGTTGACCTGCTCGCCACCGCGGCGGTGATCCGGGCGGCGCTGCCCTACCTGGCGGCGTCGCGGGGCAGCATCGTCACCGTCGCCTCCACGCTGGGGGTGAAGGCGGTCAGCGACGCGACCGCGTACTGCGCGGCGAAGTTCGGGGTGGTCGGCTTCACCCGGGCGCTCGCCGCCGAGCTGGCCGGGAAGGTGGGTGTGACGCTGCTGATCCCGGGTGGGATGCGGACGGCGTTCTTCGACGACCGGGACGAGCAGTACAGGCCCGGCCCGGACGCCGTCCTCAACGACCCGGCCGACACCGCCGAGGCGGTCCTGTTCGCGCTCTCCCAGCCGCCCGGCTGCGCGGTACGCGAACTGGTGGTCTGCGCCGAGCAGGAGTCGTCGTACCCGTGA